CGATGAAGGCGTTCAGCGCCTTGCCCGCCGCCACATTGGCGTTGAACGCCTCGGCCACTTCGCGCGCCGAAAAAGCGCCGCCACGGAAACCGTCGCGGATGTCCGCGACCGTCAGGTCAGTCAAATCGCTCATCACTCTATCACCTTGGGCACCGCGAAGAAGCCATGTTCCGCCTGGGGCGCGTTCGCCAGCACCTTGTCGCGCACGTCGCCGTCGGTCACGGCGTCCTCGCGCAGGCGCTGGTGGTTGGGGATGACGGCGGTCATCGGCTGAACGCCGGTCACGTCCACCTCGCCCAGTTGCTCCACCCAGCGCAGGATGTTGTTGAGTTCGGGCACCATGGCCTCCGCTTCGGCATCGGTCACCGAAATGCGCGAAAGGCTGGCGATCTTCTTGACGGTTTGCAGGTCTATCGACATGGCCCGCCGCTAGCATCCGCGCCTGCCCGCTTCAAGCCGGTTTCGCGCCTCTTGCCAGCACGTCCCCCATGCGCCAGACAAGCGCTTGCCCGAAAATGGAGAGCATGGGTTGGCCCGCAAATTCCTTTACGTCGTCGCGACGCTGATCGTGCTGGTGATCGCGGCCCTTCTGGCCTATCGCCTCTGGGGCATGGAGATGATCCGCGCGGTGATGGTCCCGCGCGAAACCTTCGCCCCGCTCCAGCCGCTGCCGGCCAACGCCTATGACGATCCGAAGATGTGGATCGCCCGTCCCGACATCGCGAAGGACAATCCCGCGCTCTGGACGCCGGAGGGCGTGAAGGACGCGCCCGCCGCGCAAAAGGCGGCGGTCTTCTTCATCCATCCCACCTCCTACATCACGACGCTGGGCGACGCGCACTGGAACATGCGCCTCGACGACAAGG
This genomic window from Sphingobium cloacae contains:
- the gatC gene encoding Asp-tRNA(Asn)/Glu-tRNA(Gln) amidotransferase subunit GatC; translated protein: MSIDLQTVKKIASLSRISVTDAEAEAMVPELNNILRWVEQLGEVDVTGVQPMTAVIPNHQRLREDAVTDGDVRDKVLANAPQAEHGFFAVPKVIE